A single Micromonospora luteifusca DNA region contains:
- a CDS encoding outer membrane protein assembly factor BamB family protein — MTGPVIDLGELRHGEDADPLPRPPRANGRPLRCALVLLLVLVTVASAGRPPRRSMVTMPAQIAAETLLADDLFVVLDPNPAQPTQRRLNAYRLPGGGPAWQTAVPAEGRSWGIMSMAGILLVTAYERTTTGQGALSLAFDRETGAYQWQQPGSPIRLADGNLLLQSGDEEEPVSLRAVDPCCGTVRWQLLDAAAHISLRDNGGGADRVVLNQPDGSIEVRDASTGAVLARGNLGAPGGRSPGFAQVVNDLLVFISESPTTITAYGLDRLDRRWSSTTGPVDYVQDCGPVLCWQTRSAGLRAVDPATGQERWRSDRWAWLFPYDGRLVATVLDSSATAVRQLAVLDPMTGRELAELGSWELAHFALGGPLVGVRRHPDGGLLVADLDVRTGEARLRDVLPDAAGICQATAGALLCPRIDGSYRLFEIPD; from the coding sequence GTCCTGCTGCTCGTGCTGGTCACCGTCGCCTCCGCCGGACGGCCGCCCCGGCGGAGCATGGTGACGATGCCGGCACAGATCGCCGCCGAGACCTTGCTCGCCGACGACCTGTTCGTGGTCCTCGACCCGAATCCCGCCCAGCCGACACAGCGGCGCTTGAACGCCTACCGGCTGCCCGGCGGCGGGCCGGCCTGGCAGACCGCGGTGCCGGCGGAAGGCCGGTCCTGGGGGATCATGTCGATGGCCGGGATACTGCTGGTCACGGCCTACGAGAGGACCACGACCGGTCAGGGTGCCCTGTCCCTGGCGTTCGATCGGGAGACCGGGGCGTACCAGTGGCAGCAGCCGGGCAGCCCCATCCGGTTGGCCGACGGCAACCTGCTGCTGCAGTCCGGCGACGAGGAGGAGCCGGTCAGCCTGCGCGCCGTCGATCCCTGCTGCGGCACCGTGCGCTGGCAACTGCTCGACGCCGCCGCCCACATCAGCCTCCGGGACAACGGCGGCGGGGCGGACCGGGTGGTCCTCAACCAGCCGGACGGGTCGATCGAGGTCCGTGACGCGAGCACCGGCGCCGTGCTGGCCCGCGGCAACCTGGGCGCACCCGGCGGCAGGTCGCCCGGTTTCGCGCAGGTGGTGAACGACCTCCTTGTGTTCATCAGCGAGTCACCGACCACGATCACCGCGTACGGACTGGACCGGTTGGACCGGCGCTGGAGCAGCACGACCGGCCCGGTCGACTACGTACAGGACTGCGGTCCCGTCCTGTGTTGGCAGACCCGCTCCGCCGGGCTGCGGGCCGTCGATCCCGCGACCGGCCAGGAGCGGTGGCGCAGCGACCGCTGGGCGTGGCTCTTCCCGTACGACGGGCGGCTGGTGGCCACCGTGCTGGACAGCTCGGCCACCGCCGTGCGGCAGCTCGCCGTGCTCGATCCGATGACCGGCCGCGAGCTTGCCGAACTGGGCAGTTGGGAGCTGGCCCACTTCGCCCTCGGCGGCCCGCTGGTCGGTGTGCGCCGACACCCGGACGGTGGGCTGCTCGTCGCGGACTTGGACGTCCGCACCGGAGAGGCGCGCCTGCGGGACGTGCTGCCGGACGCCGCCGGGATCTGCCAGGCGACCGCCGGCGCCCTGCTCTGCCCGCGCATCGACGGCTCGTACCGGCTGTTCGAGATACCCGACTGA
- a CDS encoding peptidase C39 family protein, producing MTIAAPPTRRDIAYRGFHLPADTTAGSGDGLLATDRGLTLDGAVERGTWTAPPVPVGFPVAEVVPSWTADTPDDCWIEVELRGWHDDAASTDWYLLARWAAGDHAVRRTSVPGQRDGDARVDTDTLIVTGATVTGWQARVTLCRPAGSPTGPVLRGIGAVATGATATDQGYEQGPDSVDARGRVLDVPRYSQRLHAGQYPQWGGGGDSWCSPTCTSMVLAYWGAEPAPERYAWVEPSGPRPVVVHAARHCYDHAYAGAGNWPFNTAYAGLHGVDAFVTRLRSLGEAEAFIAAGIPLIVSAAFRADEVPGLAYDTGGHLMVLVGFTVDGDPVLNDPYAPDDDAVRRTVPRQRFEAVWQRGSGGVTYVLRPASVPLPPPPAQANW from the coding sequence ATGACCATCGCGGCACCACCCACCCGGCGCGACATCGCCTACCGGGGCTTCCACCTGCCGGCGGACACGACGGCCGGCAGCGGCGACGGTCTGCTCGCGACCGATCGGGGCCTGACCCTCGACGGCGCCGTCGAGCGTGGGACCTGGACGGCACCGCCGGTGCCTGTCGGTTTCCCGGTCGCCGAGGTCGTGCCGTCCTGGACCGCCGACACCCCGGACGACTGCTGGATCGAGGTCGAGCTGCGCGGCTGGCACGACGACGCCGCCAGCACCGACTGGTATCTGCTGGCCCGCTGGGCTGCGGGCGACCACGCGGTTCGACGCACCTCGGTGCCGGGGCAACGCGACGGCGACGCCCGGGTCGACACCGACACCCTGATCGTGACCGGCGCGACGGTCACCGGTTGGCAGGCGCGGGTGACCTTGTGCCGGCCGGCCGGCAGCCCGACCGGCCCGGTGCTGCGCGGCATCGGCGCGGTCGCCACCGGCGCCACTGCGACCGACCAGGGGTACGAGCAGGGACCCGACTCGGTCGACGCCCGTGGGCGGGTGCTGGACGTGCCCCGGTACTCGCAACGGTTGCACGCCGGCCAGTACCCGCAGTGGGGTGGCGGCGGCGACTCCTGGTGCAGCCCCACCTGCACGTCCATGGTGCTCGCCTACTGGGGTGCCGAGCCGGCACCGGAGCGTTACGCCTGGGTGGAGCCGTCCGGCCCACGTCCGGTGGTGGTGCACGCCGCCCGGCACTGCTACGACCACGCGTACGCCGGGGCCGGCAACTGGCCGTTCAACACCGCGTACGCCGGTCTGCACGGGGTGGACGCGTTCGTCACCCGGCTACGGTCACTGGGTGAGGCCGAGGCGTTCATCGCGGCCGGCATCCCCCTGATCGTCTCCGCCGCGTTCCGGGCCGACGAGGTGCCGGGGCTCGCCTACGACACCGGCGGCCACCTGATGGTGCTTGTCGGTTTCACCGTCGACGGCGACCCGGTGCTCAACGACCCGTACGCCCCGGACGACGACGCGGTCCGCCGGACCGTGCCCCGGCAGCGGTTCGAGGCGGTCTGGCAGCGCGGCAGCGGGGGCGTGACGTACGTGCTGCGACCCGCGTCGGTGCCGCTGCCCCCGCCGCCCGCCCAGGCCAACTGGTGA
- a CDS encoding response regulator transcription factor: MRVLVVEDERNLADAIARGLRKRGMAVDVAYDGDAGHEAAFVTRYDVVVLDRDLPGVHGDQICADLAASGALTRVLMLTASGTVADRVEGLQLGADDYLPKPFAFDELVARVQALGRRATPAAPPVLELADLVLDPARRVATRAGVPVDLTNKEFGVLSELLKARGAVVSSEELLERVWDANTDPFTTIVRVTVMTLRRKLGDPPLIETVVGAGYRTAEVGL, encoded by the coding sequence ATGCGGGTACTGGTGGTGGAGGACGAGCGCAACCTCGCCGACGCGATCGCGCGCGGGTTGCGCAAGCGGGGGATGGCGGTCGACGTGGCGTACGACGGCGACGCCGGCCACGAGGCGGCGTTCGTCACCCGCTACGACGTGGTGGTGCTGGACCGCGACCTGCCGGGCGTGCACGGTGATCAGATCTGCGCCGATCTGGCCGCCTCCGGCGCGTTGACCCGGGTGCTGATGCTCACGGCGAGCGGCACGGTGGCCGACCGGGTGGAGGGGTTGCAGCTCGGCGCGGACGACTACCTGCCCAAACCGTTTGCCTTCGACGAGTTGGTCGCCCGGGTGCAGGCGCTGGGCCGGCGGGCCACCCCGGCCGCGCCGCCGGTGCTCGAACTGGCCGACCTGGTGCTCGACCCGGCCCGCCGGGTGGCGACCCGCGCGGGGGTGCCGGTCGACCTGACCAACAAGGAGTTCGGGGTGCTCAGCGAACTGCTCAAGGCGCGCGGCGCGGTGGTTTCCAGTGAGGAGCTGCTGGAACGGGTCTGGGACGCCAACACGGACCCGTTCACCACCATCGTCCGGGTCACCGTGATGACGCTGCGCAGGAAGCTCGGCGACCCGCCGCTGATCGAGACGGTGGTGGGCGCGGGCTACCGCACGGCCGAGGTGGGCCTGTGA
- a CDS encoding sensor histidine kinase, whose translation MSRRVRPTLRLRLTLLNGVLLVGAGAILVLLAWLLVRDALRPTDELLPGTVVLLSDGRRMDAGEWQRQLVDAASGELLAKGLVALLAISVVGVAGAYAVAGRALRPLHQVTATAQRLGEATLDQRIGYSGADDEVAELAKTFDAMLDRIASAFEAQKRFVANASHELRTPLAVMRTEIDVTLSDDDADAAEYRRMATVVRDASERANGLVDALLVLARSEAQAGRQLGRRTECDLAAGTANALSAMRREVERIGLRVQTSLESAPVVGDPGLLDRLAGNLIENAVRYNHLHGRLWVRTGTDGDRSWLVVGNTGFEVDQADVPGLFEPFRRGGRERTGARGSGLGLSIVRAVCTAHGGTVRVIAQPGGGLEVTVTLPSADAPAVNGSVPSHG comes from the coding sequence GTGAGCCGCAGGGTGCGGCCCACCCTGCGGCTGCGGCTGACCCTGCTCAACGGGGTGCTGCTGGTCGGCGCGGGGGCGATCCTCGTGCTGCTGGCCTGGCTGTTGGTCCGTGACGCGCTGCGGCCCACCGACGAGCTGCTGCCCGGCACGGTCGTGCTGCTCTCCGACGGCCGACGGATGGACGCCGGCGAGTGGCAGCGGCAACTGGTCGACGCCGCGTCCGGGGAGTTGTTGGCCAAGGGACTGGTCGCGCTGCTGGCGATCAGTGTGGTCGGGGTGGCCGGCGCGTACGCGGTGGCCGGTCGGGCGCTGCGCCCACTGCACCAGGTCACCGCGACCGCGCAACGGCTCGGCGAGGCGACCCTGGACCAGCGGATCGGCTACTCCGGCGCCGACGACGAGGTGGCCGAGTTGGCCAAGACGTTCGACGCCATGCTGGACCGGATCGCGTCGGCGTTCGAGGCGCAGAAGCGCTTCGTGGCGAACGCCTCGCACGAGCTGCGTACCCCGCTCGCCGTCATGCGCACCGAGATCGATGTGACGCTCAGCGATGACGACGCGGACGCCGCCGAGTATCGACGGATGGCGACAGTGGTCCGGGACGCGTCCGAACGTGCCAACGGCCTGGTGGACGCGCTGCTGGTGTTGGCCCGCAGCGAGGCGCAGGCTGGGCGGCAGCTGGGCCGGCGTACCGAGTGTGACCTTGCGGCCGGCACCGCGAACGCGCTGTCGGCGATGCGCCGCGAGGTGGAGCGGATCGGCCTGCGGGTGCAGACGTCGTTGGAGTCCGCGCCCGTCGTCGGTGACCCGGGGCTGCTCGACCGGTTGGCCGGCAACCTAATCGAGAACGCGGTCCGCTACAACCACCTGCACGGCCGGCTCTGGGTGCGTACCGGCACCGACGGCGACCGGTCCTGGCTGGTGGTGGGCAACACCGGGTTCGAGGTGGACCAGGCCGACGTGCCGGGGCTGTTCGAGCCGTTCCGGCGCGGCGGCCGGGAACGCACCGGCGCCCGCGGCTCCGGCCTGGGGCTGTCCATCGTCCGGGCGGTCTGCACGGCGCACGGCGGCACGGTACGGGTCATCGCGCAGCCCGGCGGTGGCCTGGAGGTGACGGTCACCCTGCCGTCGGCGGACGCTCCGGCGGTCAACGGGTCGGTGCCCAGCCACGGCTGA
- a CDS encoding VOC family protein: MYPRIRNISFDCHDTYALAGFWEAVLGYAPHGENASGEPEAALLPPDAATPNLFFQEVPEDKVTKNRLHICLEPVDRTRDEEVQRVLGLGATLVTDCRNADGTGWAVLADPEGNEFCVLRSAGERVATTTVEEQL; the protein is encoded by the coding sequence GTGTATCCACGGATCCGCAACATCAGTTTTGACTGCCACGACACGTACGCCCTGGCTGGCTTCTGGGAAGCCGTGCTCGGCTACGCCCCGCACGGCGAGAACGCCTCCGGTGAGCCGGAGGCAGCCCTGCTGCCGCCGGACGCCGCCACCCCGAACCTGTTCTTCCAAGAGGTGCCGGAGGACAAGGTGACCAAGAACCGGCTCCACATCTGCCTGGAACCCGTCGACCGGACCAGAGATGAGGAGGTCCAACGGGTGCTCGGCCTCGGGGCCACCCTGGTCACCGACTGTCGGAACGCCGATGGCACGGGTTGGGCGGTGCTCGCCGACCCGGAGGGGAACGAGTTCTGCGTGCTGCGCAGCGCCGGGGAACGTGTCGCCACCACCACTGTGGAGGAACAGCTGTGA
- a CDS encoding VOC family protein, with protein sequence MSSTIHNISIDCHDTYALAGFWAQVFDCPRQPDDFPGDPEAMLLPPGGPEVLFIAVPEGKAVKNRLHLDLQPADRTRAEEVERLLGIGATLVADHVGPTGGGWVLLADPEGNEFCVLGNKAERAAAAAARAAAGVGEPA encoded by the coding sequence GTGAGTTCGACGATCCACAACATCAGCATCGACTGTCACGACACGTACGCCCTGGCCGGCTTCTGGGCGCAGGTCTTCGACTGCCCCCGGCAACCTGACGACTTCCCCGGTGACCCGGAGGCCATGCTCCTACCGCCGGGCGGCCCGGAGGTGCTGTTCATCGCCGTGCCCGAGGGCAAGGCGGTGAAGAACCGGCTGCACCTCGACCTGCAACCCGCCGACCGGACCCGGGCCGAGGAGGTCGAGCGGTTGCTCGGCATCGGCGCGACGCTCGTCGCCGATCACGTCGGCCCGACCGGCGGAGGCTGGGTGCTGCTCGCCGACCCGGAGGGCAACGAGTTCTGCGTGCTCGGCAACAAGGCTGAGCGGGCGGCGGCAGCGGCGGCGCGGGCCGCGGCGGGAGTCGGCGAACCGGCCTGA
- a CDS encoding levansucrase, with amino-acid sequence MDTTATEPVRAYLTATGERLRADGCEVRTEDWGGVPVLIGHRGDFRMRWMATKLHLFTVAAPATLVTADALQRFTATAMDYVLARKGQLRGFQNGVAVFPALVGTQVEPAASAWAQGGQQVKFAAVARPVAVEVGSGTASAYRGNPVLGFIYAAHLRSKLNAYFPVV; translated from the coding sequence ATGGACACGACGGCGACGGAGCCGGTGCGGGCGTACCTCACCGCGACCGGTGAGCGGCTTCGGGCCGACGGCTGCGAGGTGCGGACCGAGGACTGGGGCGGCGTACCGGTGCTGATCGGGCACCGGGGCGATTTCCGGATGCGGTGGATGGCGACCAAGCTGCACCTGTTCACGGTTGCCGCACCGGCGACGCTCGTCACGGCGGACGCCCTGCAGAGGTTCACCGCCACGGCGATGGACTACGTGTTGGCCCGCAAGGGGCAGCTGCGTGGCTTTCAGAACGGCGTGGCGGTGTTCCCCGCCCTGGTCGGCACCCAGGTCGAGCCGGCGGCCTCGGCGTGGGCGCAGGGGGGTCAGCAGGTGAAGTTCGCCGCGGTGGCCCGGCCGGTGGCGGTGGAGGTCGGCAGCGGGACGGCCAGCGCATACCGCGGCAACCCGGTGCTCGGCTTCATCTACGCGGCCCACCTCCGGAGCAAGCTGAACGCGTACTTCCCGGTGGTCTGA
- a CDS encoding 3-hydroxyacyl-CoA dehydrogenase NAD-binding domain-containing protein gives MGAPQSRTEGGSVKAPNEVVTRALLRQVNVPGLDRPAALITLDNGLDHTKPNTFGPGGLASLDEAITAALAADPAFIAVTGKPYIFCVGADIVGLPQLADRAQALEIGRLGHRVFARLKDSTVPTFAFVNGAAMGGGLELALHCHYRTLSGGAAALALPEVSLGLVPGWGGTQLLPNLIGIPAATQVIIQNPLMQNKMLKPKQAAELGIADVLLEPADFLERSLEWAAGVVRGQATVTRPEVDKDMWAGVLYFARETLNQRLHGAVPAAYKALDLLETAKDGDFAAGTAAEDEALADLIFSEELRSGLYAFDLVQRRAKRPAGAPDKGLARTITKVGIVGAGLMASQLALLFARRLQVPVVMSDLDQSRVDKGVGYVHTQIEKAVIKGRMDKGTAAKLYGLVSGTVDKSAFADADFVIEAVFEDLGVKKQVWAELEKIVSPEAVLATNTSSLSITEMAAELEHPERVVGFHFFNPVAVLPLLEIVRGERTDDATLATAFAVGKQLKKSSVLVKDAPAFVVNRLLTRFLGTVFAAVDQGTPLDVANSALDPLGLPMRPLALLQLVGPAVAYHVGGTLHAAYPDRFGVSENLKRIADSGRPIVVDDQIDEEVAKLLVVGDQPLTAEQVRQNALDALAQEIRLMLDEGVVAEAQDIDLCMILGAGWPFHLGGVTPYLDRTGTSERVTGQRFLPRGAASLPA, from the coding sequence CTGGGAGCCCCGCAGTCGCGAACCGAAGGTGGCAGCGTGAAGGCACCGAACGAGGTCGTCACCCGGGCGCTGCTGCGCCAGGTGAACGTACCGGGGTTGGACCGACCCGCCGCCCTGATCACGTTGGACAACGGGCTCGACCACACCAAGCCGAACACCTTCGGCCCCGGCGGGCTGGCCAGCCTGGACGAGGCGATCACCGCCGCACTCGCCGCCGACCCGGCGTTCATCGCGGTCACCGGCAAGCCGTACATCTTCTGTGTGGGCGCGGACATCGTCGGCCTGCCGCAGCTCGCCGATCGCGCGCAGGCGCTGGAGATCGGCCGGCTCGGCCACCGGGTCTTCGCCCGGCTCAAGGACAGCACGGTCCCCACCTTCGCGTTCGTCAACGGCGCGGCGATGGGCGGCGGCCTGGAGTTGGCGCTGCACTGCCACTACCGGACGCTCTCCGGTGGCGCGGCGGCCCTCGCGCTGCCCGAGGTCTCCCTCGGCCTGGTGCCCGGCTGGGGCGGCACCCAGTTGCTGCCGAACCTGATCGGCATCCCCGCCGCCACCCAGGTGATCATCCAGAACCCGCTGATGCAGAACAAGATGCTCAAGCCGAAGCAGGCCGCCGAGCTGGGCATCGCGGACGTGCTGCTGGAGCCGGCCGACTTCCTGGAGCGGTCCCTGGAGTGGGCCGCCGGCGTGGTGCGTGGTCAGGCCACCGTGACCCGGCCGGAGGTCGACAAGGACATGTGGGCGGGCGTGCTCTACTTCGCTCGGGAGACGCTGAACCAGCGGCTGCACGGCGCGGTCCCGGCCGCGTACAAGGCCCTGGACCTGCTGGAGACGGCGAAGGACGGCGACTTCGCCGCCGGCACCGCCGCGGAGGACGAGGCCCTCGCGGACCTGATCTTCTCCGAGGAGCTGCGCAGCGGCCTGTACGCCTTCGACCTGGTGCAGCGGCGGGCCAAGCGCCCGGCCGGCGCACCGGACAAGGGTCTGGCCCGCACGATCACCAAGGTCGGCATCGTCGGCGCCGGCCTGATGGCCAGCCAGTTGGCGCTGCTGTTCGCCCGCCGCCTCCAGGTGCCGGTCGTGATGAGCGACCTGGACCAGTCCAGGGTGGACAAGGGTGTCGGCTACGTGCACACCCAGATCGAGAAGGCCGTCATCAAGGGCCGGATGGACAAGGGCACCGCCGCCAAGCTGTACGGGCTGGTGTCGGGCACGGTCGACAAGAGCGCCTTCGCGGACGCCGACTTCGTCATCGAGGCGGTCTTCGAGGACCTGGGCGTCAAGAAGCAGGTCTGGGCCGAGCTGGAGAAGATCGTCTCTCCGGAGGCGGTGCTCGCCACCAACACCAGTTCGCTGTCGATCACCGAGATGGCCGCTGAGCTGGAGCACCCGGAGCGGGTGGTCGGCTTCCACTTCTTCAACCCGGTGGCGGTGCTGCCGCTGCTGGAGATCGTCCGGGGCGAACGGACCGACGACGCCACCCTGGCCACCGCGTTCGCGGTCGGCAAGCAGCTCAAGAAGTCCTCGGTGCTGGTCAAGGACGCCCCGGCGTTCGTGGTGAACCGGCTGCTCACCCGCTTCCTGGGCACCGTCTTCGCCGCCGTCGACCAGGGCACCCCGTTGGACGTGGCGAACAGCGCACTGGACCCGTTGGGCCTGCCGATGCGGCCACTGGCCCTGCTCCAACTGGTCGGCCCGGCCGTCGCGTACCACGTGGGCGGCACCCTGCACGCGGCGTACCCGGACCGGTTCGGCGTCAGCGAGAACCTCAAGCGGATCGCCGACTCCGGCCGGCCGATCGTGGTCGACGACCAGATCGACGAGGAGGTCGCCAAGCTGCTCGTCGTCGGTGATCAGCCGCTGACCGCCGAGCAGGTACGCCAGAACGCACTCGACGCGCTCGCGCAGGAGATCCGGCTGATGCTGGACGAGGGTGTGGTCGCCGAGGCGCAGGACATCGACCTGTGCATGATCCTCGGTGCCGGTTGGCCGTTCCATCTGGGCGGCGTCACCCCGTACCTGGACCGGACCGGCACCTCCGAGCGGGTCACCGGTCAGCGGTTCCTGCCGCGCGGGGCGGCGAGCCTGCCCGCCTGA
- a CDS encoding thiolase family protein — translation MPREVRDVVFVDGVRTPFGKAGGMYANTRADDLVIRCIRELLRRNPQLPPERVEEVAIAATTQIGDQGLTIGRTAALLAGLPKTVPGFAIDRMCAGAMTAVTTVASGIAMGAYDIAIAGGVEHMGHHPMGEGVDPNPRIIAEKLVDPSALVMGATAENLHDLVPHITKARTDAFALASQQKTAKAYANGKLQDDLVPMSIRDAEGGWGLATVDEAPRDTSLEKLATLKTPFRPHGKVTAGNAAGLNDGATASLLADEATARELGLPVAMRLVSFGFVGVEPEVMGVGPIPSTEKALRLAGLSIDDIGLFELNEAFAVQVLAFLDHFGIADDDARVNPWGGAIAIGHPLASSGVRLMTQLARQFAEHPEVRYGLTAMCIGIGMGGTVIWENPHWTEGDK, via the coding sequence CCCCGTGAAGTTCGGGATGTCGTCTTTGTCGACGGTGTCCGTACCCCGTTCGGCAAGGCGGGTGGCATGTACGCCAACACCCGCGCCGACGACCTGGTGATCCGCTGCATCCGTGAACTGCTGCGGCGCAACCCGCAGCTGCCGCCGGAGCGGGTCGAGGAGGTCGCCATCGCGGCCACCACCCAGATCGGCGACCAGGGCCTCACCATCGGCCGTACCGCTGCCCTGCTGGCCGGTCTGCCCAAGACCGTTCCCGGCTTCGCCATCGACCGCATGTGCGCCGGCGCGATGACCGCGGTGACCACCGTGGCCAGCGGCATCGCCATGGGCGCGTACGACATCGCCATCGCTGGCGGCGTCGAGCACATGGGACACCACCCGATGGGTGAGGGCGTCGACCCCAACCCGCGCATCATCGCGGAGAAGCTGGTCGACCCGTCCGCGCTGGTCATGGGTGCCACCGCGGAGAACCTGCACGACCTGGTCCCGCACATCACCAAGGCGCGCACCGACGCGTTCGCGCTCGCCTCGCAGCAGAAGACCGCGAAGGCGTACGCCAACGGCAAGCTCCAGGACGACCTGGTGCCGATGTCCATCCGTGACGCGGAGGGCGGCTGGGGCCTGGCGACGGTCGACGAGGCCCCGCGGGACACCTCGCTGGAGAAGCTCGCCACCCTGAAGACGCCGTTCCGCCCCCACGGCAAGGTCACCGCGGGCAATGCGGCTGGCCTGAACGACGGTGCCACCGCGAGCCTGCTCGCCGACGAGGCCACCGCCCGCGAGCTGGGCCTGCCGGTCGCCATGCGGCTGGTGTCGTTCGGGTTCGTCGGCGTGGAGCCGGAGGTGATGGGCGTCGGCCCGATCCCGTCGACGGAGAAGGCGCTGCGCCTGGCCGGGCTCAGCATCGACGACATCGGCCTGTTCGAGCTGAACGAGGCGTTCGCCGTGCAGGTGCTCGCCTTCCTCGACCACTTCGGCATCGCCGACGACGACGCGCGGGTCAACCCGTGGGGCGGCGCGATCGCCATCGGGCACCCGCTGGCCTCCTCCGGCGTACGGCTGATGACGCAGCTGGCCCGGCAGTTCGCCGAGCACCCCGAGGTCCGTTACGGCCTCACGGCGATGTGCATCGGCATCGGCATGGGCGGCACGGTCATCTGGGAGAACCCGCACTGGACGGAGGGCGACAAGTGA